A genome region from Coffea arabica cultivar ET-39 chromosome 7e, Coffea Arabica ET-39 HiFi, whole genome shotgun sequence includes the following:
- the LOC113722830 gene encoding uncharacterized protein At4g28440-like, with amino-acid sequence MAENKTMRKPVFTKVDQLRPGTNGHNLVAKVVSSKMVLQKGRPDGPQVRQMRIAECLVGDETGTIVFTARNEQVDMMKVGATIILRNAKIDMFKGSMRLAVDKWGRVEVAEPASFVVKEDNNLSLVEYELVNVVEE; translated from the exons ATGGCGGAGAATAAAACTATGAGGAAACCAGTTTTTACCAAGGTAGATCAGCTACGGCCTGGTACAAACGGTCATAATCTCGTTGCCAAAGTGGTTAGTTCTAAGATGGTATTACAAAAGGGCCGTCCAGATGGACCCCAAGTGCGCCAAATGCGAATTGCTGAATGTTTGGTTGGAGATGAAACTGGGACAATTGTCTTTACTGCCAGGAATGAGCAAG TGGATATGATGAAGGTTGGAGCTACTATAATTTTGCGCAATGCAAAAATTGACATGTTCAAAGGGTCGATGAGGCTTGCTGTGGACAAGTGGGGTCGAGTAGAAGTAGCTGAACCAGCCAGTTTCGTAGTCAAAGAAGATAATAACCTCTCCTTGGTTGAATATGAACTTGTCAATGTGGTAGAGGAATGA
- the LOC113723053 gene encoding uncharacterized protein isoform X1 codes for MSSNCARRLLQQSSSSAKAFLSSGPRISLPSVASGTTKIGGLPSPASRLSRRHNLFSKSRVRMELACGESLMPLHSVTASALLKSMLSSEVGQWGRLSEEGRASIA; via the exons ATGTCGTCCAATTGCGCAAGAAGATTACTTCAGCAATCTTCATCTTCCGCCAAGGCATTCCTGAGTTCTGGCCCTCGAATATCTCTACCTTCCGTTGCCTCTGGTACAACTAAGATTGGGGGACTACCTTCCCCTGCCTCGCGCCTTTCCCGTCGCCACAACCTCTTCTCTAAGTCCAG GGTACGAATGGAACTGGCTTGCGGTGAGTCATTGATGCCTCTGCACTCCGTCACTGCTTCTGCATTGTTAAAATCTATGCTGTCTTCAGAAGTGGGCCAGTGGGGTCGTCTCTCTGAAG AAGGACGGGCATCAATAGCGTGA
- the LOC113723053 gene encoding uncharacterized protein isoform X3 — MSSNCARRLLQQSSSSAKAFLSSGPRISLPSVASGTTKIGGLPSPASRLSRRHNLFSKSRVRMELACGESLMPLHSVTASALLKSMLSSEVGQWGRLSEGGADS; from the exons ATGTCGTCCAATTGCGCAAGAAGATTACTTCAGCAATCTTCATCTTCCGCCAAGGCATTCCTGAGTTCTGGCCCTCGAATATCTCTACCTTCCGTTGCCTCTGGTACAACTAAGATTGGGGGACTACCTTCCCCTGCCTCGCGCCTTTCCCGTCGCCACAACCTCTTCTCTAAGTCCAG GGTACGAATGGAACTGGCTTGCGGTGAGTCATTGATGCCTCTGCACTCCGTCACTGCTTCTGCATTGTTAAAATCTATGCTGTCTTCAGAAGTGGGCCAGTGGGGTCGTCTCTCTGAAG GAGGTGCTGACTCGTGA
- the LOC113723053 gene encoding uncharacterized protein isoform X2 yields MSSNCARRLLQQSSSSAKAFLSSGPRISLPSVASGTTKIGGLPSPASRLSRRHNLFSKSRVRMELACGESLMPLHSVTASALLKSMLSSEVGQWGRLSEGFATPL; encoded by the exons ATGTCGTCCAATTGCGCAAGAAGATTACTTCAGCAATCTTCATCTTCCGCCAAGGCATTCCTGAGTTCTGGCCCTCGAATATCTCTACCTTCCGTTGCCTCTGGTACAACTAAGATTGGGGGACTACCTTCCCCTGCCTCGCGCCTTTCCCGTCGCCACAACCTCTTCTCTAAGTCCAG GGTACGAATGGAACTGGCTTGCGGTGAGTCATTGATGCCTCTGCACTCCGTCACTGCTTCTGCATTGTTAAAATCTATGCTGTCTTCAGAAGTGGGCCAGTGGGGTCGTCTCTCTGAAG GATTTGCAACACCACTATAG
- the LOC113723052 gene encoding photosystem I assembly factor PSA3, chloroplastic-like, which translates to MVVLSSLQTNLHSTTAATAACPNHTCKAVSPSLLYLRHLYGIPTRARAPNCNGVLLVKAYMEESNTLSGFANKVIGSLPVIGLVARILSDEGGVGGDIIDFAEFRRRVGNKCSVNDSRALYEFQERRGRSGDPLYVLLCCWLAAVGAGLLKSEEILEGVARLRISNDIEFEEETFIAMMNEAREKRAKLRAAAPTIPMEIRAEKALEAIYVCCFGGDPIEDDDERLLFIMLNAVFPSVGQPGIEKIVKDKIKRVAEGSEEIKFPTPKPLSKEAVQMQMKDLQFLKQINETQ; encoded by the exons ATGGTGGTGCTCTCCTCTCTCCAAACGAATCTACACTCTACTACTGCTGCTACTGCTGCCTGCCCAAACCATACCTGCAAGGCCGTCTCGCCGTCTCTCCTTTACTTGCGCCATCTTTACGGAATCCCCACTAGGGCTAGAGCTCCGAACTGCAATGGGGTCTTACTCGTCAAAGCTTACATGGAAGAAAGCAACACTCTCTCTGGTTTTGCCAATAAGGTCATTGGTTCACTCCCCGTGATAGGCCTTGTGGCCAGAATTCTCAGTGACGAAGGAGGCGTTGGCGGTGATATAATTGATTTTGCTGAATTTAGGAGGAGGGTCGGAAACAAGTGTTCCGTTAATGATTCAAGAGCCTTGTATGAATTTCAAGAACGACGAGGCCGA TCAGGGGACCCTTTGTATGTGCTGCTATGCTGCTGGTTGGCTGCAGTAGGCGCTGGTCTGCTTAAGTCGGAGGAAATATTGGAAGGGGTAGCTAGGCTGCGGATATCCAATGACATTGAATTTGAAGAGGAAACATTCATAGCGATGATGAATGAAGCAAGGGAG AAACGGGCAAAATTAAGAGCTGCGGCCCCTACAATCCCAATGGAAATTCGAGCTGAGAAAGCTCTTGAAGCTATTTACGTCTGTTGTTTTGGAGGGGATCCAATAGAAGACGACGACGAAAGACTACTGTTTATCATGCTCAATGCTGTCTTTCCCAGCGTTGGGCAGCCAGGGATTGAGAAGATTGTGAAAGACAAGATAAAGAGAGTGGCAGAAGGAAGTGAAGAAATCAAGTTTCCAACGCCTAAACCCTTGTCAAAAGAAGCTGTGCAGATGCAGATGAAGGACTTGCAATTCCTCAAACAGATAAACGAGACACAATAG
- the LOC113723058 gene encoding uncharacterized protein — MGACCNDGVTSSPSYNFFPSQDMRFSKHVHDNVHGNIYLDPIVLKFIDTEQFQRLRDLKQLGMAHMVYPGAVHSRFEHSLGVYQLAGEAVHRLQSHQGSELDIDNFDLQTVKLAGLLHDIGHGPFSHLFEREFLPKVLNGSEWSHEQMSGDLIDYIVDAHHIEVDPEKIKRVKEMILASSKFALPKSAKEKQFLYDIVANGRNGIDVDKFDYIVRDSRACGLGCSFLYQRLMETMRVLGDEICYLAKDYLTIHKLFATRADLHRTVYSHAKVKAIELMVVDALLQANNYLNITSHIQDPSEYWKLDDTIIKTIETAPDQELKESRDLIIRIRRRNLYQFCNEYAVPKDKLEHFKDVTALDIICSQKNGGVILREEDIAVSNVRIDLTRGRHNPLESIHFFKDYESEEKFSIADDRISHLLPTSYQDMIVRVYSKKPELVRVVSEAFENFQLNTYGTKAQVHETPEKKKRRI, encoded by the exons ATGGGGGCGTGTTGCAACGATGGCGTCACCTCATCGCCCAGTTACAACTTCTTTCCCTCTCAAGATATGAGATTCTCCAAGCACGTTCACGATAATGTCCACGGCAACATTTATCTTGATCCG ATTGTTTTGAAGTTTATCGATACTGAACAGTTTCAAAG GCTTCGCGATCTTAAACAGCTAG GTATGGCACACATGGTTTATCCAGGAGCAGTGCACTCTAGATTTGAACATTCACTCGGAGTCTATCAGCTTGCTGGTGAGGCTGTTCATCGACTCCAAAGCCACCAA GGCTCGGAGCTTGATATTGATAACTTTGATTTACAAACAGTGAAACTTGCTG GGCTATTACATGATATTGGCCATGGGCCTTTTAGTCACTTATTTGAACGCGAGTTTCTTCCCAAAGTTCTCAACGGATCTGAATG GTCTCATGAACAAATGTCAGGGGATCTGATTGATTATATTGTTGATGCACATCATATTGAAGTCGACCCTGAGAAGATTAAAAGAGTCAAG GAGATGATACTTGCAAGTTCCAAATTTGCTTTGCCGAAG AGTGCAAAGGAAAAGCAGTTTTTGTATGACATAGTGGCAAATGGTCGAAATGGAATTGATGTTGACAA GTTTGATTACATAGTCCGTGATTCCCGAGCATGTGGTCTAGGATGCAGCTTTCTGTATCAGAG GTTAATGGAAACAATGAGAGTTTTGGGTGATGAGATATGCTATCTGGCCAAGGATT ATCTGACCATCCACAAATTATTTGCCACTCGAGCTGATTTGCATCGAACAGTTTATTCTCATGCAAAAGTGAAG GCAATTGAGCTAATGGTTGTGGATGCCCTACTCCAGGCAAATAATTACCTAAATATAACTTCTCATATACAGGATCCTTCTGAGTATTGGAAG TTAGATGACACGATAATCAAAACTATTGAAACAGCTCCAGACCAAGAATTAAAGGAATCTAGGGATCTGATCATTCGTATTCGAAGAAGAAACTTGTACCAG TTCTGCAATGAGTATGCAGTTCCCAAGGATAAATTGGAACATTTTAAGGATGTTACTGCACTAGACATTATCTGTTCCCAG AAAAATGGTGGGGTGATACTAAGAGAGGAAGACATTGCTGTTAGCAATGTTAGAATAGATCTGACTCGTGGGAGGCATAATCCTCTAGAAAG CATCCACTTTTTCAAG GATTATGAGAGTGAGGAGAAGTTTTCCATTGCTGATGATCGCATCAGCCACTTGTTACCAACATCTTATCAGGATATGATAGTCAGAGTGTACTCCAAAAAGCCAGAACTG GTAAGAGTTGTCTCTGAGGCATTTGAGAACTTTCAGTTAAATACTTATGGAACTAAAGCTCAAGTGCACGAAACACCAGAGAAGAAAAAACGTCGGATATGA